GAAACTGCAGAAAATGCCTGTGTGGTGGAGATGGTACTACTGGGGATGTCCAATATCATGGACCTTGTATGGATTATTTGCATCCCAGTTTGCTGATATAACAAAACCACTGGGGACTACTGGTAAAACAGTGGAGGAATATGTAAATGAAACTTATGGTATTAAGCATGATTTTCTAGGAGCATCTGCTGGTGTTATTTTTGGAATCGCCTTGCTCTTTGCAGTCATTTTTGCCGTTTCCATCAAGGCCTTCAATTTCCAGAGGCGGTAGAGAAATTTGCTTTGCCTTGTTCTGCTCTCCTCTGCTTTTCTTTAACTTAGGCTATTTATTACAaaggttttgttttgttttttttttttttctttaaagtgTCAACAAAATGAGGAAGTAGATAAGAATAAACTTGTCCAATTTCCtgtatatttttcttattttattcttaaaatcTAATGTAATAGTTGCAACTTTGTAAGCTTCAGCTACTTGCACACAACTAGAAGCTGCAGAGTTTCTGTATGTTTGTAAGTGCAATATCTATTAAATTACAAATTCTTTTTTACTTATATATCAGAATTATTCATTATGATATTATAATCTGTTGAACAGAACAGAAAAATAACTCAAAAATAGAGTAGAATAACAGAGCATACTAATATAAAATAGAACTTAAAAAACCTTGATGGAAATAGGTAAGGCATTAGTTAATATTCTATTGTGAGTTATTTTCCAGGAAAATATTCTTATTAATCTGTTATTCATTTACTGTGAGttattttatttacataatTCTTTAgatgtatttataattttcagCTTAATATTATAgtttaagtattttatttacCAATTGagttaacaaataaaattaattgaattagcTTATCTGttcatttcataaaaaatattttttaagaaagtactttttatattttgatgtttaaaatactcaaataatttaattaataaaaaatatttttctgatgaaataaaaatttaaaatataagtttgataaatatatttaaaaaaaaaaagcgagTGATATTACCGACTATCATTAAATAGAAATTTTCTAACCCTAGAATGTGTTGCCATGTCGTTATCCTATTGACATGTTAAATGGAAACATTTCTGACTAAAGATATAAAATGAGCTCTGCTACGAATTACACCTCTAATAGATAAGAGATCCAAGGCATCCTTGACCGCATTAATGACCTGTAAGTTGAGTCCGATTCTAAGACTGAGTGAGCTGGATCTGATTTATGTGGGAGACTTAAAAGTTTTCAGATTATGAGTTGTCATTATGGATTTAGTCTTAGATCGAGATAGTGAAATCCGGCGGTTATCAGGCTTGATTCACGTTAAGAAGAAATTTATAGGTTTTGGACTTATCTTTCTTATTAagatgatttaattttattctggGTATAGAAAGTCCAATGATTATCTGTTTGTTAAATGCAATATTTCCTTGaaataaattagtaataaaAGCACAAGGCACTAGggatgagcattcggtcggttcggttcaaaaccgaaccgaaccgaataaatcaaaaatcaaaattttagtgtttataaaaatcaaaccgaaccgattttgatcaaaaaccgaatcgaaccgaaccggtttgattcggtttggttcggttcggtttgatcggtttcgatttttaataatttttttttatcttttacactttatttttagtattttaaaatttaattaaaatattttaatattaatataatttaatttctctatattattgaaaaaatatattattattactaattggttcggttcgatttttttagtttttttctgatcaaaatcgaaccgaaccgaaataatcaaaattttttaaaataaaaatcgaaccgaaccgaaatgtataaaaaatcgaaccaaattttcaaatcgattcggttcgatcgattttttcaatttgaaccgaatactgttaCCCTACAAGGCACTGTCAAATTATGTATAGGTAAATATGTAAAAATCAAGGTACTGACCAAATATATAGTCGATAATAACATCCCAAATTTATTAAGCTCAAGCTTCCTTCTAAGAGATTAGCagcaaaatcaaaattaaattaaattatgatttaatattataaaaaagcaTATTTTTTAAGTCCATGTTTAATTTCATCATAGTATAGAATATCTAATTTACATATAAATACTGTTTTAATTTCATCATAGTAAATGTTTTTTATAGTTAATTGTAATTAGAATTAGAAATATGGTAAATATTTATCACAATATTATCAATTTcttcttaaaaatatagaaggtaaaatttatgaatataaaaaatattaatacataaggtaaattttataaatatataaaatatttttctttcattctttttatttttctttctctctttcaaaataaaattatttatttgattttggtttgatattttatttttaaataaattattttgaaaaaattatgtcatttaaaattgataagttaaattattaataatttagtttaaatttatttttaatttataaaaaaatattatttaatttgaatgtaatattattttatttttatattttatacatataatttatttattaaataaaatatatattcaataatatttaagatttatatttatttttttatattttatttaaatttttttaaattgaaattgaattaacagattataatttatatttaattaaaattaaaattaaaaccgtAAACAATCAGAATCATAACTACTTTAAAGCCAGATCAGAACTGCTAAAAGATCAAAACAGTCTTTAACTGTTTTAAATAAGGTGGATTCTGAttcagttttaaaataaattaaactatcgGTTTTGAATCGAAATCGGACTAAAACCGGCCATGGCCTCGTCTAGTTGAAACTGATAGTAAATGTCATGCTTACAGAGTTGCCcctttctcttccgtccgatTGGACCTCAACCAATTTTCACCAACATAGGTCGGTAACTAGGAATCCTAAAAAGATCCAGAGACCAGCGGAAATCCTCCGGCGACAAAGAAAACAATGGAAACTATTTGGATTTTCCTTGTAATGGCaagaacacataaacacattcaAATTCAGACTCTAAAAGCTCACCTCTATATGATCCCATAGCCATGAGCAAGAACATTCATCATCTGTTCTCTCAATACTTGGTGGATTTCAATCACCTTTGAAGATGGCTGCCATGAGAGTCGATCGATGTCAAACTGAATTCTACTAGCTTGTCGCCCAAACTCATGTCGCCACCCTTTTTCGTTTTGGAGGTTCGCATCCACCGCTTTTGCAGAAAATTACTCAGAAACCTTCAAGGAGACCTGATCGAGATTGGAACCCGCCCACTTGCTCCAACCTCCGCTTTCCTCTTCCAAATTCATTCCTATGACCTATTTTCTGAGCAACCATGCAAAAGCCGTCTTGATTATCTCTTCTCTTCCTTAAATCTTGACGAGACTCTCCGCGATTTCTTAGCTTGTAGCGTTGCTTGCTTCCTCGTTTTCATAGCAAATAAGCAACCTTTCTTGGGGCGTCATGTGGTGGCCGACACGGACGTTGCCCTTGAGTACTTGATTGCCGGAGATCCCATTGATCGGACAATGATAATAGACGACGAGCCTGGAGAAGTGGTTGCCAGAGGCGCATCGATTTCTGCACTAAACAAGCTGAAGAAGCAGAGGTCTTTTACGAAGAGCAGCAGTGATGGCGATGGAGACGACTGTGTGATTTGCTTGGAGGGATTATCCGGCAGCCGGGAGGCACTCACAAAGATGACATGCAATCATATATTTCATGAAAGGTGCATCTTTGGGTGGTTGAAGATTCGGAATTCATGCCCGACTTGTCGATGGGAGCTTGAGGATTAAATCCTTCCAGTTTCCAGACGCAACTTTTGCTTTCTGCCACAGTTTTCAGTTGTAGCCATGaaacaatttcatttatttcatcAGGATCTGATTCAAAGTAATTGATAGTTTAGGAAATTTTTATAGGATTCAAAGTTCTGTTTTAGGAATTTGACATTTTTAAGGAAACTCTTGTTATTTTCTTATCTACTTTAATTAATGGCATAGATTTGAAGCATCAATTGCCATCTTCCAAGCTAACTCCAGGATCCTGCACTGTTGCTGTTGGGTCATCATTTCTGAATACAGATTTTCAGTTGTGTCTGAGTTGCTTTAGCAAAATTTCATCTGTGGCAAAATAgaatttgctatttaatttatcGTTCTTTTGTTGctgtgaagaagaaaaagatggtCCATGGGCGTAGCCTgagtagaaaaataattataattgaaagtaaatcaattattttaatttaaatttttaatatatatatatatatatatatttatatttatttgttatattatttttaaatataaaattatattataaaaaatattttgatatttatatttttattataaagatcataatatatattttataaaaattataatataataatattatatataaaaattttaaatatataaataactcGATTCATCTCTAATTTACTCTTTTGAcatatataaatcaatttataatgaaattcagaatacataataaaataaagtaaagaaaaatattttaaatatattataaaaaacttCAGtggttataatatatattttataatttaattctattgtaaagtattaaaattataatattatataaaaatttaaatatgtgaTTAGCTTAATCAattcttaatttatttcttttacatatataaatcaatttataacaataaaatttaaaaaaaaaataaaatacaaaataattagaGGCGGAATTAAGGGACTAGTGGGGCCATGGCCCCACAAACTccccaaaaaatattttcatatatattattatatgtataatttttaattattttatattgaacctataaaattaattaaaaattaaaattattagaataataaaaaaatagtctcttaaatattttttgaagatattttaataggttattaattttatttttttattatttagtaaaattttattagtatttctaaatattaataaaaattttaaatagggtagtaaattttcatataatttttatttattatatatttgtatACTTTATTATATAAATGCATGTCCATGGCTccttcaaaaaaaattttcctaGTTCCCCTCTAATAACAACAATCATATTTCTACCCAACTccctgaaaaaaaatataataaaaattaatattataattaatatataagatatatataaaaaagaacaGTTTTCGTAATTTACGTAGTCAATATAtaaaccttttaattttttttttttttatattttgaatggTGACCACtacttttttaaattcattcttTCTTAGCGATATttataggggtgagcattcggtcggttcggttcaaaatcgaaccgaaccgaataaaccgaaaaccaaaattttagtttttataaaaatcaaaccgaaccgattttggtcagaaaccgaaccgaaccgaaccggtctgattcggttcgattcggttcggtttgatcggtttcgatttttaattttttttaattttttacactttatttttagtattttaaaatttaattaaaatattttaattttaatataatttaatttctctatattattgaaaaaatatattattatccctaatcggttcggttcggttttttcggtttttttctgatcaaaaccgaaccgaaccaaaataaccaaaaattttgaaatttaaaatcaaaccgaaccgaaatatataaaaaactgaaccaaattttcaaatcggttcggttcgatcaattttttcggtttgaaccggattctgctcacCCCTAGATATTTATACAGAAGAATCATATTTGATATTAAGATAATATTGATTTAACTAGagattaaaattgataaattttattatattttataattagttttaaatttttaaataatagtaaatttatttattatttttaaattatcaaaataaagataatttataataaatgtaaatataaaaataaattatatgaaaaagtaaaaaataataaaaaatcatatgaatttattatatataataattgataTTTCTAAAACCAAAATAATAACGTGATCGTAATGAAATTGCACTGTGATCGGATAATCTAATACCGTAAGATGGACTTGCGCTGTGATTAGCTAATCTTAAGTTagtaatttgaataaaatggtGAATGAAGAACTAGAGAGAATTTGTGTAAGAGAATTGCATATCTTTATTACTGTGATCGTTTTCCTTCTATATTGTAAGAatgtggagataaatataatattttctaataatctaATAATAATGTAGCCGGCGCGTGGGTAAAGAATTCGTACTGGCTAATTAGTCGAGAATCCCGTGATTGAAGGCGTAAAGGGAATCTGCTGAATTATAATTGTTAACGGTATcctttttatgaaattttgccTTAAAGTTTAGAGAGCGAGTCTGTCCGACCTGAGACTGATCTATCCTGAAGCGTGGATATTCTTTTCTACGGGTGGGACTATGTACAGATTTGTCATATCCTAGTCACGTGACCATATTTTATAGTGACAGTTCATTGTCTATTTTAAAGCGAGTCTTATATAACATCAAAAATCTCCtcattgatttttaatttttcagattTAAAGGTGACAATTGTTCTCATAATCTGAATCATGTGGTTTATTTGTTCAGACTGAGCGCACAATATTCTTACTTTCTTCTTATTTGCCCTATCGACCAGTCAGGTCTAAGATCTCATTTGTCAAAAATTGATCCGAGTGATATAATAATACTTTGATAGGTTTTCAGATTCTCTCTAATCGTAGGAATCATCCGGGCATACTCTAACCTTATGAGCCCCTTAGTCTTTTCCAGCATTATCAAGTTTTTAAGCATTTTTCGGTCATGACGtacttttaagtatttttttgcTTTGACTAGCCCTAACGAGATTTCgacattctttattttttgcaaaCACCTTATCTTTTTACAACTCTCATGGACTTCTTAACCTTTTACAACTCTAACGGATTTACGTGTAATTTTTCAATCCTGacgaatttttaaatattttattagtccTGATGagctctttaaatttttatgatcctaataaatttttgaatatttttctaCCCTTAGcgagtttttaaatatttttttagtcatTATGAATGTTTTGGCTTTTTTAATCTTATCAAACTTTCGAATATTATCCAACCTTATAAGTTTccgattatttttttaattcgacTATCTTCTAAATATTTTCTAGATTTTACAAACTCCTTAATTGTTTTCACCCTATCAAACTTATGGATATTTTTGAGCCTTAATAAACTTTCGATCATGAAATAAATTCTGAAGAGAGGAGACATCATGAAATTTATGGCTAATGCATGGTCTATGGAAGCAGAAGCTAGTAGATGTACGATCTCTGAAATACATAAAAACCCTATAATAAATTCTAAAGACAACCTTCATAAATGCACAATAAAAAtatgtaagaaaaaaaaataaacgataaaaattttgaaaataattaaaataataagtttaaacatgcatgaaactgtacattaaatattaatttattcgtAGCATCTTAATTGGTGGGAACGTAGTAGAGACTTGTCAAAAGGAGAGCAAAAACTAAAAAGTCAAACCAAAATGACTCTTTATTTATCAAGTAACTGCCGTCCCTTTCCTGCCTTCTAGAAGGCCTCAACGTGCTTCTAGatgcttttttgttttttaaatattcattttatcttataattttcattcattttaatttttttaattaaattttattaaatattaaaaattttaagaaatttttttaaaaataaaataaaattataataattaatttatatattttataatatgcaaaaaatgataatttttaaacaattaaaaaaatatagataaacattataaaataaaaagcgtagtaataataatcaataatattatgaaattaaCATTTAGACTCTATTTATTCCTTCACTATTTATGGTGTTtgaaatactaaaaaaaataataaataaaaaatattttactacattaaaaaaaattaattattctaaaaaaagagaaaagacttaaagtgaaaattaatttttatattttgataattttattacaatttatataaataaatttataaatatttatttccgAACAATTGACGGTTGAGATCACGTTTTTCCTGGCTAAAAACTAGGCAAGAAACCGACAAGCGCAATAAGAAAAGCAGGACCCACGAATCCAAAATATTAACATGATAAAGATTctgtataaataaataaaatctaatatttaatataataataataaaatttatatataaaaaaatataataatgaaaaattttaaatataactattaaaatttactaataaattgaGTAAATTAAACAGATCCCTTTCATTACAGCGTGCAATTAAATAACTCTATTATCGActgtattttattaataataatttttatttaaaatatttctctttTATCTCTCACTAGTTagtacttattttttttttaaaaaaatatatagttaataattataatttaatagtaatataattattttttgaaatataattttaattataattaaataaaaaaatataaatatacctTCACATCCCTATACCgattgaaatatttaatttaaaaaataataattaaacttataaaatcataataattataacaattaaaataaattaataaatcattgaaaaaataaattttgatc
This sequence is a window from Manihot esculenta cultivar AM560-2 chromosome 4, M.esculenta_v8, whole genome shotgun sequence. Protein-coding genes within it:
- the LOC110612645 gene encoding RING-H2 finger protein ATL77; translated protein: MSPPFFVLEVRIHRFCRKLLRNLQGDLIEIGTRPLAPTSAFLFQIHSYDLFSEQPCKSRLDYLFSSLNLDETLRDFLACSVACFLVFIANKQPFLGRHVVADTDVALEYLIAGDPIDRTMIIDDEPGEVVARGASISALNKLKKQRSFTKSSSDGDGDDCVICLEGLSGSREALTKMTCNHIFHERCIFGWLKIRNSCPTCRWELED